DNA sequence from the Alphaproteobacteria bacterium genome:
TATTACCGACTATAGTGGCAAAAAGCCGTGTTGCAGGCGCAAAATTCGCAGAAAAACAAGGATTCGACCTGATTATATTGGATGATGGTTTTCAAAACCCCACCCTCAAGCCAGATATTTCTCTTGTGGTGGTAGATTCGGTATATCGCTTTGGAAATGGCTTTACGCTACCCGCAGGCCCTTTGCGTGAGCCGGTAAAATATGGCCTGTCACGCGCAGATGCACTGGTGGTTTTGCGGCGAGATCGCAAACAAGGTTCGCCCGTAACCGACTTTCCTATTCCAGTAATCAACGCCGATTTGCGCACCTCCTGCCCAGAAATTACACCCGATAAAAAGCTGATAGCTTTCACGGGCATTGCACGTCCAGAGCAATTTTTCGAGGCATTAGTACAGCATTGCGGCGCGCATATTGTCAGCAGCTTTCCCTTTGCCGACCACCATCCCTTTACTAAAAAGGATATGGTTGGCTTGAAAACCGAAGCCAACAAACATGATGCCACACTTATTACCACCGCCAAGGACGCCGCTCG
Encoded proteins:
- the lpxK gene encoding tetraacyldisaccharide 4'-kinase, which encodes MLQSPAFWKVNSLQAKVLWPLSQIYQMGYRVRRMSIKPIAITSKILCIGNLIAGGAGKTPVALDVGQYIKSQGVNACYLSKGYGGTLRTPTLVNPQIHNAKQTGDEALLLAQVLPTIVAKSRVAGAKFAEKQGFDLIILDDGFQNPTLKPDISLVVVDSVYRFGNGFTLPAGPLREPVKYGLSRADALVVLRRDRKQGSPVTDFPIPVINADLRTSCPEITPDKKLIAFTGIARPEQFFEALVQHCGAHIVSSFPFADHHPFTKKDMVGLKTEANKHDATLITTAKDAARLPEEQRGEVMVAQATINWHNADDLKAVLAPLLASEEKQI